From Clostridium sp. SY8519:
GTACATAGGAAAGGTTCTGAAACGTATACGGCCGGAAATCCATGAATTCAATACGGATCTTGCTGCGCCGCTCTTCCAGTGTGAAAGCTGTAGCATTCGGGATCTGCAGCATACGCTCCCACCGTGCCAGGTACTCTTCCGGCATGGTGTCCACAAACTGCCCGTCCCACATGCCGGCAATCCGTTCCCATTCCTTGTCAACTTCTCCCTGTTCACCGGAGTAGATGGCATCCATCTCCTTATATCTTCTCCAGAACTCCGGAAGATATTCCTTCAGGTTGTCGCCCCGCATCAGCTGCTCACCACCGTTCC
This genomic window contains:
- a CDS encoding putative phage tail protein, coding for MRGDNLKEYLPEFWRRYKEMDAIYSGEQGEVDKEWERIAGMWDGQFVDTMPEEYLARWERMLQIPNATAFTLEERRSKIRIEFMDFRPYTFQNLSYVLEQLFGAGQYQLSVDGYTATIKLGIQQQNTYHDVVKKLRYIMPCNIQWKAIVMFNSHAVLKKYTHKQLAAYTHNELRKKGGL